The sequence TCGGGTGGACCCGCGGGGGCCGGTAGGCTTGCGCCCATGTCCGAACCGACCGGTGCCGCCCGCCGACGCGGGCCCTTCAAGGTCGGGGATCAGGTACAGCTCACCGACCCCAAGGGCCGCCACTACACCTTCACGCTCGAAGCCGGGAAGAACTTCCACACCCACAAGGGTTCCTTCCCGCACGACGAGCTGATCGGCTCCCCCGAAGGCAGCGTGGTCCGCACCACGGGGAACGTCGCCTATCTCGCGCTGCGCCCCCTGCTCCCCGACTTCGTCCTGTCCATGCCCCGCGGGGCTGCCGTCGTCTATCCCAAGGACGCCGGGCAGATCATCGCCTTCGCCGACATCTTCCCCGGCGCGCGCGTCGTCGAGGCGGGCGTGGGCTCGGGCTCGCTGAGCGCCTTCCTGCTGCGCGCCATCGGCGACCACGGGATGCTGCACAGCTACGAGCGGCGTGCCGACTTCGCGGAGATCGCGCAGGGCAACGTGGAGCGCTACTTCGGCGGCCCGCACCCCGCCTGGGAACTCACCGTCGGGGACCTCCAGGACCACCTGAGCGACACCGAGGTCGACCGCGTCGTCCTCGACATGCTCGCGCCCTGGGAGTGCCTGGAGGCCGTCTCCAAGGCGCTCGTGCCCGGCGGCATCCTGTGCTGCTACGTGGCGACGACGACGCAGCTCTCGCGCACCGTCGAGACGATCCGCGAACACGGCTGCTTCGCCGAGCCGCAGCCGTGGGAGTCGATGATCCGCAACTGGCACGTCGAGGGCCTCGCGGTCCGCCCCGACCACCGCATGATCGGCCACACCGGCTTCCTCGTCACCGCCCGCCGCCTCGCCGACGGCGTCGAACCCCCCATGCGCCGCCGCCGCCCCGCGAAGGGCGCCTACGGAGACGACTACGAGGGTCCGGGCAGCGGCAGCCGCTGACCCCTTTCGCTCCACCCCCCCGCAGGAAGGGCTTCCTCCTCCTGCGGGGGCAGGGGGCAAGGGGCAGGGGGCAGGCGGGCGGAGCCCCCGAGGGCGCCCCCGCGCGAGGAAGGGCGCCCCGCGCGAGCGGCGGGCGCACGGCGGGGCCACCCCCGCCCTGTCCCACCCCTGTGAGGTATGGCACGATGCCGACCACCCCACCGGCACGCGCCCACAGCGGGAGACACACCCTCGTGCAGCACTCCGTCAAACCGGAACTCGCCCACACCCGCACCACCCCTCTGCACTGGCTCGCCGTCGCCGCGGCGCTCTGCGCGGTGATCTCCCTCTCCTCGGTGTTCCAGCCCGGCGAGGCCGACGCCACCACGCACCACGCGCCCGCCGCCGCGCCCTCGGCCCACGCGCCGGCCCGCCCGGTGCCCGCACCGGACGCCGCGCTCGCCACGTACCCGCTCACCTGCCCCGCCCCGCCCGGCGAGAAGGCGGAGCCGCCGACGCTCGCCTCCCACGTCGCGGGCGACCTCGACGGGGACGGCAGCCCCGAGACCGTCGCGCTCGTCCACTGCGCGGCCGGCTCCGGCAATCCGCCCGAGGGCCTCTACGTCCTCACCCGGACGGCGGCGAAGAAGAAGCCCCGCGTCGTCGCGACCCTCCTCGACCCCACCGAGCAGCGCACCGTCAAGGGCCTCACGATCCACCGCGGCGAGGTGCGCGCGAGCCTCCTCGGCTACTCCAGCCTGGACGTCCCGCGCTGCTGCCCCGACGTCCACCAGTCCACGGCCTGGGCCTGGCACGGGAACCGCTTCACCCGCGGCAGCCCCGGCGCCGCCGCGGGCGACGGCCTCGCCTGAACCCGCGTCAGCCCGTCCCGGCATGCGGCCCGCTCCGCCGCGGGTGACGATGGGCCCCGTCCGTCGTCGTCCCGGTCAGGAGCCCCGCCATGTCCCCTCCGCGCGTACTGGTGATCGGCGCGGGCTTCGCAGGGGTCGAGTGTCTGCACCGGCTGGAGCGGACGCTCCGCCCGGAGGAAGCGGAACTCGTCCTCGTCTCGCCCGAGGACTACCAGCTGTACCTCCCGCTGCTCCCGCACGTCGCCGCGGGCCTGCTCACGCCCCAGTCCATCGCGGTGTCGCTCCGCCGCCGCCTGCGCCGCACCCGGTACGCCCCGGGCATCGCCGTCGGCGTCGACCACGAGCGGCGGCACGTCACCGTACGCACCCCCGAGGGACACGAGCGCGCGCTGCGCTACGACATCCTGCTCCTCGCCGCCGGCAGCACGACGCGCCTCCTCGGCATCCCGGGGGTGCGTGAACACGCCCTCGGCATGAAGACCCTCGCCCAGGCCGCCTACCTGCGTGACCACGTCATCGGCCAGCTCGACGCCGCCGCGGTCGCCACCGATCCCGCCGAACGCGCCGAACGCCTGCGCTTCCTCGTCGTCGGCGGCGGCTACGCGGGCACCGAGACCGCCGCCTCGCTCCAGCTCCTCACCAGCGCCGCCGTGCGCCGCTTCCCGCGCCTCGACCCGGCCGAGCTGAGCTGGCACCTCGTCGACATCGCCCCGCGCCTGCTCCCCGAGATCGGCGAGCGCCTCGGCGACGACGCCCTGCGCGCTCTCCGTGCGCGCGGCATCGAGATCTCGCTCGGCACGAGCGTCGCCCGGCTCACCCCGCGCTCCGTCGAGCTGACGGACGGCCGGGTCCTGCCCACCCGCACGCTCGTGTGGACGGCCGGGGTCGCGGCGAGCCCGCTCATGACGACCGTCGAGACGGAACTGGCGCGCGGTCGGCTCGTGACGACGGCCGAGATGGCCGTGCCCGGCGCACAGGGGGTCTTCGCCGTCGGGGACGCCGCCGCCGTGCCCGACCTCGCCAAGGGCGGCGACGCGGTCACCCCGCCCACGGCCCAGCACTCGCAGCGGCAGGGCAAGGCGGTCGCGTACAACATCGCGGCCCGGCTGCGCGGCACAGCGCCCCGCCCCTACTACCACCGCGACCTCGGCCTCGTAGTGGACCTGGGCGACAAGTACGCGGTCTCCCGGCCGCTCGGCATCGGGCTCACGGGGCTGCCCGCCCAGGCGGTGGCGCGCGGCTACCACCTCGCGGCGCTCCCGACCCTGACCGCCCGCGCCCGCGTCCTCGTCAACTGGACGCTCAAGGCGGCCACCGGGGACGACTTCGTCAGCACCGGCTTCCAGCGCGGCCGTCCCGCGACCCTCCCGCAGTTCGAGCACGCGGAGCTGTACGGGGGCGGGGGAGCAAACGCCGCGCCCCCGGAGCCGGGCGCCGCGCCCCCGGAGCCGGAGTGAGGCCGGCCCCGTACGTCCGCGGACGCGCCGCGCACGGCCGCCCGGGGGAACTCAGCCCGCGTCCGCCTCCGGCCCGTAGACCTCCACGCGGTCCGTCACCCGGCGGACGTGGATGCACTCGCCGGGGCACTCCTTGGCCGAGTCCGCGACGTCCCGGAGCAGCGGCAGCGGGACACGCGTGGTCGCGCCGGGGGCCTGGAGGAGTTCGTCGTCGCCGCTCTTGACGTACGCGAGCCCGTCGATGTCCAGCTCGAAGACCTCGGGCGCGTACTGCGCGCAGATGCCGTCGCCCGTGCACAGGTCCTGGTCGATCCAGACCTCCAGCGGTTCGTCCTCCCGCGCCGCGAGCCCGGACTCCTGCTGTGCGGTCATGTTTCCTGCCGTTTCCTCTGCGTGAAGCCCGCCACCGTCAAGGGGCGTTGAACACCTCGACGATACAACCGGGCCGCTTCATCGGGGGATGGGTGGGTATTCCCCTCGGGAGAGGGAGAGCGCAAGGGTGAACATCGGACACGCCCCACCGTCTTTTTGATCTAGGGGTTTCAACCGGCACCCGCCCAGGTAGGGTCTGGAAGCGTCCAGCTCCCTTTGGAGGAGGTGAGGACCGTGGCAGCCCACGACGACGACATGAACCGCGGCATCCGCCCGGGCCGGGGGTCCGAGGACCCGCTCGCCCAGGTCGCCCAGCTTGAGCAGGAGATCGCCGTCCTGCGGCGCAAGCTCGCCGACTCACCGCGTCACACAAGGATTCTTGAGGACCGGATCGTCGAGCTTCAGACCAACCTGGCCGGGGTGTCCGCGCAGAACGAACGACTGGCGAACACCCTCCGCGAGGCCCGCGACCAGATCGTGGCCCTCAAGGAGGAAGTGGATCGCCTTGCCCAGCCCCCAGCGGGCTTCGGAGTCTTCCTCGCGGCGAACGAGGACGGCACCGTCGACATCTTCACCGGCGGGCGCAAGCTCCGGGTGAACGTCAGCCCCGAGATCGAGACCGACACCTTGCAGCGTGGCCAGGAGGTCATGCTCAACGAAGCGCTCAACGTGGTCGAGGCCATGGAGTTCGAGCGCGCGGGCGACATCGTCACCCTCAAGGAGATCCTGGAGGACGGCGAACGCGCGCTCGTGGTGGGGCACACCGACGAGGAGCGCGTGGTGCGCCTCGCCGAGCCCCTCATGGGCGTCACCATCAGGGCCGGCGACGCCCTGCTCCTCGACTCCCGTTCCGGGTACGTCTTCGAGGTCGTGCCCAAGAGCGAGGTCGAGGAACTGGTCCTCGAAGAGGTCCCGGACATCGGCTACGAGCAGATCGGCGGTCTGGGCAACCAGATCGAGCTGATCCGCGACGCCGTCGAGCTCCCGTACCTCTACCCGGACCTCTTCAAGGAGCACGAGCTCCGGCCGCCGAAGGGTGTGCTGCTCTACGGCCCGCCCGGCTGCGGCAAGACGCTCATCGCCAAGGCCGTCGCCAACTCGCTCGCCAAGAAGGTGGCCGAGGTCACCGGACAGGCGGCGGGCAAGAGCTACTTCCTGAACATCAAGGGCCCCGAGCTGCTCAACAAGTACGTCGGCGAGACCGAGCGGCACATCCGCCTGGTCTTCCAGCGGGCCCGGGAGAAGGCGAGCGAGGGCACCCCCGTCATCGTCTTCTTCGACGAGATGGAATCCCTCTTCCGCACCCGGGGTTCCGGCGTCAGCTCGGACGTGGAGAACACCATCGTCCCCCAGCTGCTCGCCGAGATCGACGGCGTGGAGGGCCTGGAGAACGTCATCGTCATCGGGGCGTCGAACCGCGAGGACATGATCGACCCCGCGATCCTGCGCCCCGGCCGGCTCGACGTCAAGATCAAGATCGAGCGTCCGGACGCCGAGGCGGCCAAGGACATCTTCGCGAAGTACCTCACCGACCGGCTCCCGCTGCACACCGACGACCTCGCCGAGCACACGGGCGACCGCGCGGAGACCGTCCACGGCATGATCCAGTCCGTGGTCGAGCAGATGTACGCCGAATCGGACGAGAACCGCTTCCTCGAAGTGACCTACGCCAACGGTGACAAGGAAGTCCTGTACTTCAAGGACTTCAACTCCGGCGCCATGATCGAGAACATCGTCGGCCGCGCCAAGAAGATGGCCATCAAGGCCTTCCTCGAACAGAACCAGAAGGGCCTTCGCGTCTCCCACCTCCTCCAGGCATGCGTGGACGAGTTCAAGGAGAACGAGGACCTGCCCAACACCACCAACCCGGACGACTGGGCCCGTATCTCCGGCAAGAAGGGGGAACGGATCGTCTACATCCGCACCCTCGTCACCGGGAAGCAGGGCGCCGACACCGGTCGCTCCATCGACACGGTGGCGAACACCGGTCAGTACCTGTAGGGATTCATACGCAGGAGGCCGCGGTCGCTCCCCGGAGCCCCGCGGCCTCCCGCGTTGGCGACGGCAGCGGACGGCCCGCCCGGGCCGGCCGGTACGAGGAAGACGCGCCGGGCCGCAGGAAGCAAGGAATACCCCCACCAGCGACGCACAAGCGTTCTAGGCTCAGCGACATCACCGGGCGGCGCGGCGCGGGGACGGGGACCGGGCGCGCGCCCGAGCGCGCACGGTACTGGAGCGCGGCTCCCGCGGGGGAGCGGCGCCGGGCAAGGAGGGCCGCATGACCGTACGGCGAGTAATGGGCATCGAGACGGAGTACGGGATCTCCGTGCCCGGTCACCCGAACGCCAATGCCATGCTCACCTCGTCCCAGATCGTCAACGCCTACGCGGCGGCGATGCACCGGGCCAGGCGGGCACGCTGGGACTTCGAGGAGGAGAACCCGCTGCGCGACGCGCGCGGCTTCGACCTCGCCCGCGAGTCGGCCGACTCCACCCAGCTCACCGACGAGGACATCGGCCTCGCCAACGTCATCCTCACCAACGGCGCCCGGCTCTACGTGGACCACGCCCACCCCGAGTACAGCTCCCCGGAGATCACCGGGCCGCGGGACGCGGTGCTGTGGGACAAGGCGGGGGAGCGGATCATGGCCGAGGCCGCCGAGCGCGCGGCGGCCGTGCCGAACACGCACCCCATCCACCTCTACAAGAACAACACCGACAACAAGGGCGCCTCCTACGGCACCCACGAGAACTACCTGATGTCCCGGGCGACCCCCTTCGGCGACATCGTCCGGCACCTCACGCCCTTCTTCGTCTCGCGCCAGGTCGTCACGGGCGCGGGCCGGGTCGGGATCGGGCAGGACGGCCGCGAGCACGGCTTCCAGCTCAGCCAGCGCGCCGACTACTTCGAGGTCGAGGTGGGCCTGGAGACGACGCTCAAGCGGCCGATCATCAACACCCGCGACGAGCCGCACTCGGACGCCGAGAAGTACCGCAGGCTGCACGTCATCATCGGCGACGCGAACCTCTCGGAGATCTCCACCTACCTCAAGCTCGGCACCACCTCGCTCGTCCTCGCGATGATCGAGGACGGCTTCATCGCCGTCGACCTCGCCGTGGACCAGCCGGTCCGCACCCTGCACCAGGTCTCGCACGACCCCTCGCTCCAGCAGCTCGTGAAGCTGCGCGACGGCCGCAGCCTCACCGCCGTGCAACTCCAGATGGAGTACTGCGCCCTCGCCCGCAAATACGTGGACGAGCGGTACGGGAGCGACGCGGACGAGGAGACCACCGACATCCTCGCCCGCTGGGAGGACACCCTCGACCGCCTGGAGCGGGACCCCTCCAGCCTCTCCAAGGAGCTGGACTGGGTCGCCAAGCGCGAGCTGATGGAGGGCTACCGGCGCCGCGACGGCCTCGACTGGGACGCCGCGAGGCTCCACCTCGTCGACCTCCAGTACGCCGACGTACGGCCCGACAAGGGCCTGTACAACCGGCTCGTCGCCCGCGGCAGCATGAAAAGGCTGCTGAGCGAGGAGGAGGTGTCCCGGGCGGTCTTCGACCCGCCGGAGGACACGAGGGCCTATTTCCGCGGGCGCTGCCTGGCACAGTACGCGGACGAGGTCGCCGCCGCCTCCTGGGACTCGGTGATCTTCGATCTGCCCGATCGCGACTCCTTGCAGCGGGTCGCGACCCTGGAGCCCTTGCGCGGTACACGTACCCACGTGAAGGATCTTCTCGACCGCTGCCGCACGGCCGAAGAGCTGGTCAGGGCCCTGACCGGACCCTGAGCGGCGCCAATCCGTGACCTCGTGGGGGCCTGAAAAGGTCCCCACGAGGGAAACATCAGGGCAGGCAGCGCGTTGAGCAATCACAGGGCCGGATCGCGGCCCTGCTTGTAGGGTCGGAGAGAACCGATCTTGGGGCCGGGACAGAACCGGTCACCGGCACACCACAGCACATCCAGCGGGGCACACCGAGCGGGGTGAGGTAGATGGCGACCAAGGACACCGGCGGCGGACAGCAGAAGGCGACGCGGTCCACCGAGGAGACCGAGGAACAGACCCAGGACGCACAGGACTCCTCGGATCTCAAGGAGCGCCAGGAGAAGCTGAGCGACGACGTGGACTCCGTCCTGGACGAGATCGACGACGTCCTGGAGGAGAACGCGGAGGACTTCGTGCGCAGCTTCGTCCAGAAGGGCGGGGAGTAGCGCACCCCCGTGGGGTCACGACCCCACGAGTGAACGTACGGACGCGGGACGTCCCGGGAGACCCCGGGGCGTCCCGCGCCGTGCTTTCCGCTCGGCCCCTCCCGTGCCGCACCGTCAAGACGCAGGTCAGCGGCCCGCGCATCCGTGTGGCACGGGTTTGCCACTGTGGGTGGTTCCGCCCGCTGTGGCGGGTAGGGTCCGAGGCGTACGTACCGTCATCAACCGCTACCGGGCCCGTCGGCGCGGATGAGCGCCCCCGTGGCGCCGCGACCGGACCACCGCCCGACCGGAGGGAAACATGGGAGCACACACGCGTCACACCGGGCGTCTGCCCGCCGCCTTCCTGACACCCGGTTCCTCCTCGTTCCTGGACTTCCTGTCCGAGCATCAGCCCGAACTGCTGCCCGGCAAGCGGCAGCTTCCCGTCAAGGGGGCCATCGAACTGCCGCACGGGACCACGATCCTGGCCCTCGCCTTCGACGGCGGCGTGATCCTCGCGGGCGACCGCAGGGCCACGATGGGGAACGTCATCGCCCAGCGGGACGTCGAGAAGGTCTTCCCCGCCGACGAGTACTCGGCGGTCGGGATCGCGGGCACCGCCGGGCTCGCCGTCGAGATGGTCAAGCTCTTCCAGCTGGAGCTGGAGCACTTCGAGAAGGTCGAGGGCACCACGCTCTCGCTGGAGGGCAAGGCGAACCGCCTCGCCACGATGATCCGCGGCAACCTCGGCATGGCCATGCAGGGCCTCGCCGTCGTCCCGCTCTTCGCCGGCTACGACGTCGACCGCGGCACCGGCCGCATCTTCTCGTACGACGTCGCGGGCGGTCGCTCCGAGGAGTACGGCTACGCCTCGACGGGCTCGGGCTCGGTCTTCGCCCGGGGCGCGCTCAAGAAGCTCTACCGCCCCGGCCTCGACGCGGACCAGGCGAGCATCCTCGCCATCCAGGCGCTCTACGACGCCGCCGACGACGACTCGGCGACCGGCGGCCCGGACCTCGGCCGCCGGATCTTCCCGATCATCAGCGTCATCACGGACGAGGGCTACCGCCGCGTCTCCGAGGAGGAGACCGCCCGTATCGCCGAGGACGTGCAGCGCCGCAGGCTCGCGCAGCCGGACGGGCCGCGCGCCGAACTGCTCTGACCCCCCGGAACTCCGAAGACCTCCCCCGACCCCGACAGAAAGCGACGGTCAGCCGGTGTCCACGCCGTTCTACGTCTCACCCCAGCAGGCGATGGCCGACCGGGCGGAGTACGCCCGCAAGGGCATCGCCCGAGGCCGCAGCCTCGTCGTGCTCCAGTACGCCGACGGCATTGTCTTCGTCGGCGAGAACCCCTCCAGGGCCCTCCACAAGTTCAGCGAGATCTACGACCGCATCGCCTTCGCCGCGGCCGGCAAGTACAACGAGTACGAGAACCTGCGGATCGGCGGCGTCCGCTACGCCGACCTGCGCGGTTACACCTACGACCGCACCGACGTCACCGCGCGCGGACTCGCCAACGTCTACGCGCAGACGCTCGGCACCATCTTCTCCAGCGCCGCCGAGAAGCCGTACGAGGTGGAACTCGTCGTCGCCGAGGTCGGGGACACCCCCGAGGGCGACCAGATCTACCGGCTCCCGCACGACGGCTCGATCGTCGACGAACACGGCTCGGTCGCCGTCGGCGGCAACGCGGAGCAGATCAGCGGCTGGCTCGACCAGCGCCACCGCGACGGGATGACCCTCGCCGAGGCCCTCAAGCTCGCCGTCCAGGCCCTCGCCCGCGACGCCAACGGCAGCGAGCGCGCGATCCCGGCGGAGCGCCTGGAGGTCGCGGTCCTCGACCGGACGAGGGCGCAGCAGCGCAAGTTCCGCCGCATCACGGGCACCCACCTGGCCCGCCTCCTCGCGGGCGAGGCGGAGCAGGCCGACGCGGAGGACACCGAGGCCCCGGCCGCCCCGGCCGAGGACGAGGACACCGACGACAGCTGAGCCCCGGCGGGCGGCCCCGGCCGTCCGGCGGGATCACGGCCCCGTGCCCCCGGTGGGCGCGGGGCCGTCGCGCGCCCACCGGTCCCGGGGCGAGCGCGCGGCGACGGGCGACGGACGGTGAGGACCGGACGGGGGGTCAGGCGGGCGCCGGGCCCGTCGAGCCGCGGACGACGAGTTCCACGGGGAGCGGGTCCGTGCGGGGCTCGGTGCCGTCCAGGAGGGCGAGCAGGGCGGTCATGCCGCGGGCGCCGAACTCCTCGGCGGGCAGCCGCACGGTGGTCAGTTCGGGGTCGAGGGCGCGGGCGAGGGTCAGGTCGTCCATGCCCGTGACCGAGAGGTCGTCGGGCACGCGCAGGCCGAGGCCGCGTGCCGCCTTCAGGACGCCCGCCGCCATCAGGTCGTCGTCGCACACGACCGCCGTGGGCCGCCCCGGGCCGTCGAGCAGGCGCAGCGCCGCCTCGCGCGCGCCCGCGATGGACAGCGGGGCCCGCACGGTGGCGAGGTCCGCCCCCGGCAGGGCCCCGGCGAGGGCGGTGGCGCGGCTCGTGAACGTCCACGAGTCCACGCCGGCGGCGAGGTGCGCGAAGCGCCGGTGGCCGAGCGCGCGCAGGTGCGCGGCGATCTGGCGCATCCCGTCCGCGAGGGCGAGGTTGACCGTGGCGGTGCGGGCTCCCGGCAGCGGCTCCGCGTCCAGCATCACCAGCGGCAGCGTGTCCCCGCGGATCGCGGCGAGCGCCTGGGCGGCCATCGAGGAGGCGAGGACCCCGTCGAGCGCGGC comes from Streptomyces sp. Tu6071 and encodes:
- a CDS encoding tRNA (adenine-N1)-methyltransferase — encoded protein: MSEPTGAARRRGPFKVGDQVQLTDPKGRHYTFTLEAGKNFHTHKGSFPHDELIGSPEGSVVRTTGNVAYLALRPLLPDFVLSMPRGAAVVYPKDAGQIIAFADIFPGARVVEAGVGSGSLSAFLLRAIGDHGMLHSYERRADFAEIAQGNVERYFGGPHPAWELTVGDLQDHLSDTEVDRVVLDMLAPWECLEAVSKALVPGGILCCYVATTTQLSRTVETIREHGCFAEPQPWESMIRNWHVEGLAVRPDHRMIGHTGFLVTARRLADGVEPPMRRRRPAKGAYGDDYEGPGSGSR
- a CDS encoding NAD(P)/FAD-dependent oxidoreductase, coding for MSPPRVLVIGAGFAGVECLHRLERTLRPEEAELVLVSPEDYQLYLPLLPHVAAGLLTPQSIAVSLRRRLRRTRYAPGIAVGVDHERRHVTVRTPEGHERALRYDILLLAAGSTTRLLGIPGVREHALGMKTLAQAAYLRDHVIGQLDAAAVATDPAERAERLRFLVVGGGYAGTETAASLQLLTSAAVRRFPRLDPAELSWHLVDIAPRLLPEIGERLGDDALRALRARGIEISLGTSVARLTPRSVELTDGRVLPTRTLVWTAGVAASPLMTTVETELARGRLVTTAEMAVPGAQGVFAVGDAAAVPDLAKGGDAVTPPTAQHSQRQGKAVAYNIAARLRGTAPRPYYHRDLGLVVDLGDKYAVSRPLGIGLTGLPAQAVARGYHLAALPTLTARARVLVNWTLKAATGDDFVSTGFQRGRPATLPQFEHAELYGGGGANAAPPEPGAAPPEPE
- a CDS encoding ferredoxin, with the translated sequence MTAQQESGLAAREDEPLEVWIDQDLCTGDGICAQYAPEVFELDIDGLAYVKSGDDELLQAPGATTRVPLPLLRDVADSAKECPGECIHVRRVTDRVEVYGPEADAG
- the arc gene encoding proteasome ATPase; this encodes MAAHDDDMNRGIRPGRGSEDPLAQVAQLEQEIAVLRRKLADSPRHTRILEDRIVELQTNLAGVSAQNERLANTLREARDQIVALKEEVDRLAQPPAGFGVFLAANEDGTVDIFTGGRKLRVNVSPEIETDTLQRGQEVMLNEALNVVEAMEFERAGDIVTLKEILEDGERALVVGHTDEERVVRLAEPLMGVTIRAGDALLLDSRSGYVFEVVPKSEVEELVLEEVPDIGYEQIGGLGNQIELIRDAVELPYLYPDLFKEHELRPPKGVLLYGPPGCGKTLIAKAVANSLAKKVAEVTGQAAGKSYFLNIKGPELLNKYVGETERHIRLVFQRAREKASEGTPVIVFFDEMESLFRTRGSGVSSDVENTIVPQLLAEIDGVEGLENVIVIGASNREDMIDPAILRPGRLDVKIKIERPDAEAAKDIFAKYLTDRLPLHTDDLAEHTGDRAETVHGMIQSVVEQMYAESDENRFLEVTYANGDKEVLYFKDFNSGAMIENIVGRAKKMAIKAFLEQNQKGLRVSHLLQACVDEFKENEDLPNTTNPDDWARISGKKGERIVYIRTLVTGKQGADTGRSIDTVANTGQYL
- the dop gene encoding depupylase/deamidase Dop, with the translated sequence MTVRRVMGIETEYGISVPGHPNANAMLTSSQIVNAYAAAMHRARRARWDFEEENPLRDARGFDLARESADSTQLTDEDIGLANVILTNGARLYVDHAHPEYSSPEITGPRDAVLWDKAGERIMAEAAERAAAVPNTHPIHLYKNNTDNKGASYGTHENYLMSRATPFGDIVRHLTPFFVSRQVVTGAGRVGIGQDGREHGFQLSQRADYFEVEVGLETTLKRPIINTRDEPHSDAEKYRRLHVIIGDANLSEISTYLKLGTTSLVLAMIEDGFIAVDLAVDQPVRTLHQVSHDPSLQQLVKLRDGRSLTAVQLQMEYCALARKYVDERYGSDADEETTDILARWEDTLDRLERDPSSLSKELDWVAKRELMEGYRRRDGLDWDAARLHLVDLQYADVRPDKGLYNRLVARGSMKRLLSEEEVSRAVFDPPEDTRAYFRGRCLAQYADEVAAASWDSVIFDLPDRDSLQRVATLEPLRGTRTHVKDLLDRCRTAEELVRALTGP
- a CDS encoding ubiquitin-like protein Pup, whose translation is MATKDTGGGQQKATRSTEETEEQTQDAQDSSDLKERQEKLSDDVDSVLDEIDDVLEENAEDFVRSFVQKGGE
- the prcB gene encoding proteasome subunit beta, which gives rise to MGAHTRHTGRLPAAFLTPGSSSFLDFLSEHQPELLPGKRQLPVKGAIELPHGTTILALAFDGGVILAGDRRATMGNVIAQRDVEKVFPADEYSAVGIAGTAGLAVEMVKLFQLELEHFEKVEGTTLSLEGKANRLATMIRGNLGMAMQGLAVVPLFAGYDVDRGTGRIFSYDVAGGRSEEYGYASTGSGSVFARGALKKLYRPGLDADQASILAIQALYDAADDDSATGGPDLGRRIFPIISVITDEGYRRVSEEETARIAEDVQRRRLAQPDGPRAELL
- the prcA gene encoding proteasome subunit alpha, whose protein sequence is MSTPFYVSPQQAMADRAEYARKGIARGRSLVVLQYADGIVFVGENPSRALHKFSEIYDRIAFAAAGKYNEYENLRIGGVRYADLRGYTYDRTDVTARGLANVYAQTLGTIFSSAAEKPYEVELVVAEVGDTPEGDQIYRLPHDGSIVDEHGSVAVGGNAEQISGWLDQRHRDGMTLAEALKLAVQALARDANGSERAIPAERLEVAVLDRTRAQQRKFRRITGTHLARLLAGEAEQADAEDTEAPAAPAEDEDTDDS
- a CDS encoding LacI family DNA-binding transcriptional regulator is translated as MPASGSPPPDSVPRPTSRDVARAAGVSQAAVSLVLSGKWRGRVGAATAERVREAADGLGYRPNLAARNLRLGRTRTALLVVPALTSEFFAGVYTGAQRVAAAHGTGLVLYPSPEGIGPARDPFDSARAALDGVLASSMAAQALAAIRGDTLPLVMLDAEPLPGARTATVNLALADGMRQIAAHLRALGHRRFAHLAAGVDSWTFTSRATALAGALPGADLATVRAPLSIAGAREAALRLLDGPGRPTAVVCDDDLMAAGVLKAARGLGLRVPDDLSVTGMDDLTLARALDPELTTVRLPAEEFGARGMTALLALLDGTEPRTDPLPVELVVRGSTGPAPA